A window of Rhinatrema bivittatum chromosome 2, aRhiBiv1.1, whole genome shotgun sequence contains these coding sequences:
- the LOC115083972 gene encoding mucin-19-like, which produces MGHATAHSSLKENLEMRQITPSVSMHENLGMQQPAPPVTVHGTTAMRQAPPPPKTMYESLGMRQEIPPVPVYGQMGMRQPAPPVSLQGTVDIGQEALSITGYDTVGMMQSVPPATVGGSPGTRQTAPPISGCGSLGMRQVAPPDTVYRSPGTRQATPPVTLCGSLGMRQPTPPISVYGNLGTRQAAPPVSVYGNPGMRQAAPPVSVYGNPGMRQAAPPVSVYGNPGMRQAVPSVTMYGNPGMRQASPPVAVYGSPGMRQAAPPVTAYGSLGSRPAAPPVPMHGSPGMRQATPPATMHGSPGMRQATPPATMHGSLGMRQAVLPATMHGSPGTRQAVLPGTVHGSPGTRQAVLPATVHGSPGTRQAAHPATVHGSPVMRQPPPPTTLHGGPAMRQLVPPASIPGNLGMRQAPPPVTVYSNLGMRQAPPPGTIYGGPGMRQALPPSTVAGSVGIRPVPPPVTMYGSLGMRQVTPSATEYGTAGMRQATLPVSLYGSPGRRQTSPSVTGNSYGKSTTVDISRVKIETTSSSEYEQRTPPGLSGCGPLTPSVVIENSGHGQPVTITGSSGHGQAVPPVAINGSSGHGQAVPPVAINGSSGHGQAIPPVAINGTSGTWQVSPHVAINGSSGHGQAIPPVAINGTSGTWQVSPHVAINGSSGHWQATPSVAMDGISGLQQAMPPVAINGNSGRGQATPPVAINGSTGYRQAAPPVAISGSSGCREAMLPVAINGNSGRGQAAPPVAIIGSSGYGQATPPVAISWSSGHGQATPPVAISWSSGHGQVTPPVAISWSSGRGQAAPPVAINGSSECGEATPPVAINGSSGRGQVVPPVAINGSSGRGQVAPPVAINVGSGRGQATPPVVTNGSSGCGQATPPMAISGSSGRGQATPPVAINGSSGRGQATPPVAISGSSECGEATPPVAINGNSPRGQAAPPVAINGSSGCGQAAPPMAINGSSGRGQVTPPVAINGSSGCGQVTPPVAINGSSGRGQATPPVAINGSSGPQQAMSPVAINGSSGCGQATPPGAINGSSGPRQAISPVAINGSSASGQTTPPVPISGSPGRGQVAPPVTVYGSSRCGQETPPVANGSQGMIFAVPATIDKMPVTIVGAPLPIDKSPVTKQPILAPDHVNSGIKQVSLVPVSSGIQPAVPVSLHVSSGTKQTALVPANSGIQQTSPAPVSLSSGMRQLFRVPVTSGIQRTSPTSAHVNSESKQSSLVPVNSGIQKPGIAPDPGHSGIKQVPLGPGSSGIQQATPASVNPATKKAFLAPVISGIKQGAPASVCVNSGTKSASLLPPKTTVPQATPALVHVNSGIKQVSLVPVSSAIRQASSSPSDGNSKIKQGALVPMNSKIKQAAPIPVHMSPSIVQATLVPVSSEVGQATLVPINVSSGIGQAAPVTVNGSQVVGQATPVAIDGGSSIIFTASPISIDCTQSLGHVTPSTIGGGLGLGNATLVTVNGGLGIANATPITLNGPLGLGNAAPVHGGLGVGNSTVFTVNGALGLGSGSPVTLNGGLGLGNATVVAVNGGLGIGGGTPVALGGNLGLGHAIPVAMSGGLTLAHAAPLAFSGSPGIVHTTPIAVGGACESTARDPPLQSSPSVEQVNLAEEGPYKCTECEKSFSSPRSLGSHQRIHIEEKPSSYSDSRKLTPELCHKDASQTVDLTGAPDVPDSSATSPVPTVLYTRQGAEAGTMYMVTL; this is translated from the coding sequence ATGGGGCATGCTACTGCTCACTCTTCTCTGAAAGAGAATCTGGAAATGAGGCAGATAACCCCATCTGTTTCTATGCACGAGAACCTTGGAAtgcaacagccagctcctcctgtTACCGTGCATGGGACGACAGCGATGAGGCAggcaccccctcctcccaaaaccATGTATGAGAGCCTGGGAATGAGGCAGGAAATTCCTCCAGTTCCTGTATATGGTCAAATGGGAATGAGGCAGCCTGCACCTCCTGTTTCTCTGCAGGGCACTGTGGACATAGGTCAGGAAGCTCTCTCCATTACTGGTTATGATACTGTGGGAATGATGCAGTCAGTTCCCCCTGCTACTGTAGGTGGGAGTCCAGGAACAAGGCAGACGGCTCCCCCCATTTCTGGATGTGGGAGTCTAGGAATGAGGCAGGTAGCTCCCCCCGATACTGTGTATAGGAgtccaggaacaaggcaggcaacTCCCCCTGTTACTTTGTGTGGGAGTCTGGGAATGAGGCAGCCAACTCCCCCCATTAGTGTGTATGGGAATCTGGGAACGaggcaggcagctccccctgttaGCGTGTATGGGAATCCTGGAATGaggcaggcagctccccctgttaGCGTGTATGGGAATCCGGGAATGaggcaggcagctccccctgttaGCGTGTATGGGAATCCGGGAATGAGGCAGGCAGTTCCCAGTGTTACTATGTATGGGAATCCGGGAATGAGGCAGGCATCTCCCCCCGTTGCAGTGTATGGAAGTCCAGGAATGAGGCAGGCAGCTCCTCCTGTTACTGCATATGGGAGTCTGGGATCGAGGCCAGCAGCTCCTCCAGTTCCCATGCATGGGAGTCCGGGAATGAGGCAGGCAACACCCCCTGCTACCATGCATGGGAGTCCGGGAATGAGGCAGGCAACACCCCCTGCTACCATGCATGGAAGTCTGGGAATGAGGCAGGCAGTACTCCCAGCCACCATGCATGGGAGTCCGGGAACGAGGCAGGCAGTACTCCCAGGTACCGTGCATGGGAGTCCGGGAACGAGGCAGGCAGTACTCCCAGCTACCGTGCATGGGAGTCCGGGAACGAGACAGGCAGCACACCCAGCTACCGTGCATGGGAGTCCGGTAATGAGGCAGCCACCTCCTCCCACCACTCTGCATGGAGGTCCAGCAATGAGACAGTTAGTGCCACCTGCCAGCATACCTGGGAATCTGGGAATGAGGCAGGCACCACCCCCTGTAACTGTGTATTCAAATCTGGGAATGAGGCAGGCACCTCCCCCTGGTACTATATATGGGGGCCCGGGAATGAGACAGGCACTTCCCCCTAGTACCGTGGCTGGGAGTGTGGGAATAAGGCCGGTACCTCCCCCTGTTACCATGTATGGGAGTCTGGGAATGAGGCAAGTAACTCCCTCTGCTACAGAGTACGGGACTGCAGGTATGAGGCAAGCAACACTCCCAGTTTCTCTGTATGGGAGTCCAGGAAGGAGGCAAACATCTCCTTCAGTTACTGGGAATAGCTATGGTAAATCAACCACTGTTGATATTTCAAGAGTTAAGATTGAAACAACCAGCAGTTCAGAATATGAACAAAGAACTCCCCCAGGGCTTTCAGGTTGTGGCCCATTGACTCCTTCTGTTGTCATTGAGAACTCAGGACATGGGCAGCCAGTTACTATTACTGGGAGTTCTGGACATGGGCAGGCAGTTCCCCCAGTGGCTATTAATGGGAGTTCTGGACATGGGCAGGCAGTGCCTCCAGTGGCTATTAATGGGAGTTCTGGACATGGGCAGGCAATTCCCCCAGTGGCTATTAATGGGACTTCTGGAACGTGGCAGGTCTCACCCCACGTGGCTATTAATGGGAGTTCTGGACATGGGCAGGCAATTCCCCCAGTGGCTATTAATGGGACTTCTGGAACGTGGCAGGTCTCACCCCACGTGGCTATTAATGGGAGTTCTGGGCATTGGCAGGCAACTCCATCAGTGGCTATGGATGGGATTTCTGGACTCCAGCAGGCAATGCCCCCAGTGGCTATTAATGGGAATTCTGGACGCGGGCAGGCAACGCCCCCAGTGGCTATTAATGGGAGTACTGGATACAGGCAGGCAGCGCCCCCAGTGGCTATTAGTGGGAGTTCTGGATGCAGGGAGGCAATGCTCCCAGTGGCTATTAATGGGAATTCTGGACGTGGGCAGGCAGCGCCTCCAGTGGCCATTATTGGGAGTTCTGGATATGGGCAGGCGACTCCCCCAGTGGCTATTAGTTGGAGTTCTGGACATGGGCAGGCGACGCCCCCAGTGGCTATTAGTTGGAGTTCTGGACATGGGCAGGTGACACCCCCAGTGGCTATTAGTTGGAGTTCTGGGCGTGGGCAGGCAGCGCCCCCAGTGGCCATTAATGGGAGTTCTGAATGCGGGGAGGCAACGCCCCCAGTGGCTATTAATGGGAGTTCTGGACGTGGACAGGTAGTGCCCCCAGTGGCAATTAATGGGAGTTCTGGACGTGGGCAGGTAGCGCCCCCAGTGGCCATTAATGTGGGTTCTGGACGCGGGCAGGCAACACCCCCAGTAGTTACTAATGGGAGTTCTGGATGCGGGCAGGCAACACCCCCAATGGCTATTAGTGGGAGTTCTGGACGTGGGCAGGCAACGCCCCCAGTGGCTATTAATGGGAGTTCTGGACGTGGGCAGGCAACACCCCCAGTGGCTATTAGTGGGAGTTCTGAATGCGGGGAGGCAACACCCCCAGTGGCTATTAATGGGAATTCTCCACGTGGGCAGGCAGCGCCCCCCGTGGCTATTAATGGGAGTTCTGGATGTGGGCAGGCAGCACCCCCAATGGCTATTAATGGGAGTTCTGGACGTGGGCAGGTAACACCCCCAGTGGCTATTAATGGGAGTTCTGGATGTGGGCAGGTAACGCCCCCAGTGGCTATTAATGGGAGTTCTGGACGTGGGCAAGCAACTCCTCCAGTGGCTATTAATGGGAGTTCTGGACCCCAGCAGGCAATGTCCCCAGTGGCTATTAATGGGAGTTCTGGATGTGGGCAGGCAACACCCCCAGGGGCTATTAATGGGAGTTCTGGACCCCGGCAGGCAATATCCCCAGTGGCTATTAATGGGAGTTCTGCAAGTGGACAGACAACACCCCCAGTCCCTATTAGTGGGAGCCCTGGACGTGGACAAGTAGCTCCCCCAGTCACTGTCTATGGGAGCTCAAGATGTGGACAAGAAACTCCCCCTGTTGCCAATGGAAGCCAAGGAATGATATTTGCAGTTCCTGCTACAATAGACAAAATGCCTGTAACTATAGTTGGAGCTCCTCTGCCCATTGATAAAAGCCCAGTCACTAAGCAACCCATCCTAGCTCCTGATCATGTGAATTCTGGAATAAAGCAAGTCTCCCTGGTTCCTGTGAGTTCTGGAATCCAGCCGGCTGTCCCCGTTTCTCTGCACGTGAGTTCTGGAACAAAGCAAACCGCCCTTGTTCCCGCAAATTCGGGAATCCAGCAAACTAGTCCTGCACCTGTCTCTCTCAGTTCTGGAATGAGGCAACTCTTCCGTGTCCCTGTGACTTCCGGCATCCAGAGAACTAGTCCGACTTCTGCCCATGTGAATTCTGAAAGTAAGCAATCCTCCCTTGTTCCTGTGAACTCTGGAATCCAAAAGCCCGGCATTGCTCCTGATCCTGGGCATTCTGGAATTAAGCAGGTCCCCCTTGGCCCTGGGAGTTCTGGAATCCAGCAGGCCACCCCTGCGTCTGTAAATCCTGCCACTAAGAAAGCCTTCCTTGCTCCTGTGATTTCTGGGATTAAACAGGGAGCCCCTGCTTCCGTGTGTGTGAATTCTGGAACTAAGTCGGCCTCCCTTCTTCCGCCGAAAACCACCGTCCCGCAAGCCACTCCTGCTCTTGTCCACGTAAATTCTGGAATTAAGCAGGTCTCCCTTGTTCCCGTCAGTTCTGCAATCAGGCAAGCCTCCTCCAGTCCCAGTGATGGCAATTCTAAAATTAAACAAGGCGCTCTTGTCCCCATGAATTCTAAAATTAAGCAGGCCGCCCCCATTCCAGTCCACATGAGTCCGAGCATTGTACAAGCCACTCTGGTTCCGGTGAGCTCTGAAGTTGGCCAAGCCACTCTGGTGCCAATTAACGTGAGCTCTGGGATTGGGCAGGCCGCGCCTGTTACTGTGAATGGGAGTCAGGTGGTTGGGCAGGCCACGCCCGTGGCCATCGATGGAGGCTCAAGTATTATTTTCACGGCGTCTCCAATCAGCATTGACTGCACGCAGAGCCTCGGGCATGTCACTCCATCCACTATCGGTGGGGGTTTGGGACTTGGGAACGCTACTCTCGTTACGGTGAATGGAGGCCTGGGCATTGCCAACGCCACTCCCATTACCCTTAACGGGCCCTTGGGTCTTGGGAATGCAGCACCCGTGCACGGAGGCTTAGGGGTGGGGAACTCTACTGTCTTCACTGTCAATGGAGCCTTGGGTCTCGGGAGCGGCAGCCCCGTCACGTTGAACGGCGGCTTGGGGCTTGGGAACGCCACTGTTGTCGCCGTTAACGGAGGCCTGGGTATTGGCGGCGGCACTCCTGTCGCTCTCGGCGGGAATCTGGGGCTCGGGCATGCCATCCCTGTTGCTATGAGCGGAGGCTTGACCCTGGCGCATGCCGCCCCTCTCGCCTTCAGTGGGAGCCCTGGGATTGTGCACACCACGCCTATTGCCGTCGGCGGCGCCTGCGAGTCCACGGCTCGGGACCCTCCGCTGCAGAGCAGCCCCAGCGTGGAGCAGGTGAACCTCGCCGAAGAGGGACCATATAAATGTACGGAGTGTGAGAAGAGCTTTAGTAGCCCTAGGAGCCTGGGGTCTCATCAGAGAATTCACATAGAAGAGAAGCCGTCCTCGTACTCTGACAGCAGAAAGCTGACGCCTGAGCTGTGCCACAAAGACGCCTCCCAGACTGTAGATCTCACGGGCGCACCCGATGTGCCAGACAGCTCAGCGACTTCCCCAGTGCCGACTGTCCTGTATACGAGGCAAGGCGCAGAAGCGGGCACTATGTATATGGTCACCCTGTAG